The following coding sequences are from one Canis lupus dingo isolate Sandy chromosome 21, ASM325472v2, whole genome shotgun sequence window:
- the FZD4 gene encoding frizzled-4: MARRGAAPSVPGAPGGVDLSLRRLRLLLLLLLLLLLLEPARGFGDEEERRCDPIRISMCQNLGYNVTKMPNLVGHELQTDAELQLTTFTPLIQYGCSSQLQFFLCSVYVPMCTEKINIPIGPCGGMCLSVKRRCEPVLKEFGFAWPESLNCSKFPPQNDHNHMCMEGPGDEEVPLPHKTPIQPGEECHSVGTNSDQYIWVKRSLNCVLKCGYDAGLYSRSAKEFTDIWMAVWASLCFISTAFTVLTFLIDSSRFSYPERPIIFLSMCYNIYSIAYIVRLTVGRERISCDFEEAAEPVLIQEGLKNTGCAIIFLLMYFFGMASSIWWVILTLTWFLAAGLKWGHEAIEMHSSYFHIAAWAIPAVKTIVILIMRLVDADELTGLCYVGNQNLDALTGFVVAPLFTYLVIGTLFIAAGLVALFKIRSNLQKDGTKTDKLERLMVKIGVFSVLYTVPATCVIACYFYEISNWALFRYSADDSNMAVEMLKIFMSLLVGITSGMWIWSAKTLHTWQKCSNRLVNSGKVKREKRGNGWVKPGKGNETVV; this comes from the exons ATGGCCCGGCGGGGCGCAGCGCCGAGCGtcccgggggcgcccgggggcgtCGATCTCAGCCTGCGGcggctgcggctgctgctgctgctgctgctgctgctgctgctcctcgaGCCAGCGCGGGGCTTCGGGGACGAGGAGGAGCGGCGCTGCGACCCCATCCGCATCTCCATGTGCCAGAACCTGGGCTACAACGTGACCAAGATGCCCAACCTGGTGGGGCACGAGCTGCAGACAGACGCCGAGCTGCAGCTGACAACTTTCACGCCGCTCATCCAGTACGGCTGCTCCAGCCAGCTGCAG TTCTTCCTTTGTTCAGTCTATGTGCCAATGTGCACAGAGAAGATCAACATCCCCATAGGCCCGTGCGGCGGCATGTGTCTTTCAGTCAAGAGGCGCTGTGAACCTGTCCTGAAGGAATTTGGATTTGCCTGGCCAGAGAGCCTGAACTGCAGCAAATTCCCACCCCAGAATGACCACAACCACATGTGCATGGAAGGGCCAGGTGATGAGGAGGTGCCGTTACCTCACAAAACCCCCATCCAGCCCGGGGAAGAGTGCCATTCGGTAGGCACCAACTCGGATCAGTACATCTGGGTGAAAAGGAGCCTGAACTGTGTTCTCAAGTGTGGCTATGATGCTGGCTTATACAGTCGCTCGGCCAAGGAGTTCACGGACATCTGGATGGCCGTGTGGGCCAGCCTGTGCTTCATCTCCACCGCCTTCACAGTGCTCACCTTCCTCATCGATTCCTCCAGGTTTTCCTACCCTGAGCGCCCCATCATATTTCTCAGTATGTGCTATAATATTTATAGCATTGCTTATATTGTCAGGCTGACCGTAGGCCGGGAAAGGATATCCTGCGATTTTGAAGAGGCAGCAGAACCTGTTCTCATCCAAGAAGGACTTAAGAACACAGGATGTGCAATCATTTTCTTGCTGATGTACTTTTTTGGAATGGCCAGTTCCATCTGGTGGGTTATTCTGACACTCACTTGGTTTTTGGCAGCGGGACTCAAATGGGGTCATGAGGCCATTGAAATGCACAGCTCTTATTTCCACATCGCCGCCTGGGCCATCCCCGCAGTGAAAACCATTGTCATCTTGATTATGAGACTGGTGGACGCGGATGAACTGACTGGCCTGTGCTACGTCGGGAACCAAAACCTCGATGCCCTCACAGGCTTTGTGGTGGCCCCCCTCTTCACTTACCTGGTGATCGGAACTTTGTTCATCGCTGCGGGTTTAGTGGCCTTGTTCAAAATTCGGTCCAATCTGCAAAAGGATGGGACAAAGACCGACAAGTTGGAAAGGCTGATGGTCAAGATCGGGGTCTTCTCAGTCCTGTACACGGTGCCTGCCACCTGTGTGATTGCCTGTTACTTCTATGAAATCTCCAACTGGGCGCTCTTCCGCTATTCTGCAGACGACTCCAACATGGCCGTTGAGatgttgaagatttttatgtCTTTGCTGGTGGGCATCACCTCAGGCATGTGGATTTGGTCTGCCAAAACTCTGCACACATGGCAGAAGTGTTCTAACAGATTGGTGAATTCTGGGAAGGTAAAGAGAGAAAAGCGAGGGAACGGTTGGGTGAAGCCTGGGAAAGGCAACGAAACTGTGGTATAA